Proteins encoded within one genomic window of Gammaproteobacteria bacterium:
- a CDS encoding enoyl-CoA hydratase/isomerase family protein: protein MPEQQRPRNWTLVRDAAGIAWLAIDVQASAVNVLSRIVMEELDGLLGELEAAPPAGLVLHSGKPGGFVAGADIHEFPGISSADEAAALSRRGQAVLARLEAMACPSVAVLDGAALGGGLELALSATWRLAIVSDRPLLGLPEVLLGLHPGLGGTVRLPRLVGVRFAMAMMLTGRSIPVSEAAAHGLIDDVCQGPDWREAALHLLARPRPRRRQPLVDRLLASTVARGYVARSLGKQARRKADPRHYPAPGAMIDLWRRHAAQDPAAYDAEAGSFGQLAVSQTSRNLVRVFFLQERLKSAGTSQVAALRRVHVVGAGVMGGDIAAWCAYRGLDVTLQDRESRFVEPALARAHAYFQRKISDPAEQDLARSRLRADIAGDGAADADVVIEAIFEDLQAKQQLFRELEPRVRPDCILATNTSSIPLEALMTCLADPGRLIGLHFFNPVARLPLVEVVQTAATGSAGLAAGMAFTRQIGKLPLPCRSHPGFLVNRILAPYLAEAMALAEEGIPLADIDRAATEFGMPMGPIELADSVGLDIALHVARTLAPVIGRQASPVLEKMVADGLFGRKAGKGFYIYQEGRPVKPRTSTGDLSPEITDRLMLALVNEAAQCLAEGIVADADLVDAGVIFGTGFAPFRGGPLHYATQAGTGALTGRLEALAGKFGPRFQPSPGFRELGRT, encoded by the coding sequence ATGCCGGAACAGCAGCGACCACGCAACTGGACCCTGGTCCGCGATGCGGCCGGCATCGCCTGGCTGGCGATCGATGTGCAGGCCAGCGCGGTCAATGTGCTGTCGCGCATCGTCATGGAAGAGCTCGACGGCCTGCTCGGCGAGCTCGAGGCTGCTCCCCCCGCCGGCCTGGTCCTCCATTCCGGCAAGCCCGGTGGCTTCGTGGCGGGAGCCGATATCCACGAGTTTCCGGGCATCAGCTCGGCCGATGAAGCGGCCGCCCTCTCGCGGCGCGGGCAGGCGGTCCTGGCGCGGCTCGAGGCCATGGCCTGCCCGAGCGTGGCGGTCCTCGATGGCGCCGCGCTGGGCGGTGGCCTGGAGCTCGCTCTGAGCGCCACCTGGCGCCTGGCGATCGTTTCCGACCGGCCGCTGCTGGGCCTGCCGGAAGTCCTGCTCGGCCTGCACCCGGGCCTGGGCGGCACCGTGCGCCTTCCCCGCCTGGTCGGCGTGCGCTTTGCGATGGCCATGATGTTGACGGGTCGCTCCATTCCCGTCAGCGAAGCCGCCGCCCATGGCCTGATCGATGACGTATGCCAGGGACCGGACTGGCGCGAGGCGGCTCTGCACCTGCTGGCACGACCTCGCCCGCGTCGCAGGCAGCCGCTCGTGGACCGGCTGCTTGCCTCCACCGTGGCTCGCGGCTATGTGGCCCGGTCACTCGGGAAACAGGCGCGGCGCAAGGCTGATCCACGGCACTACCCCGCCCCTGGCGCGATGATCGATCTGTGGCGCAGGCATGCCGCACAGGATCCCGCCGCTTACGATGCGGAAGCCGGCTCCTTCGGCCAGCTCGCTGTCAGCCAGACTTCGCGAAACCTGGTCCGCGTGTTCTTCCTGCAGGAGCGTCTCAAGAGCGCCGGCACGAGTCAGGTTGCAGCGCTGCGCCGCGTGCACGTGGTCGGCGCAGGCGTCATGGGTGGTGATATTGCGGCATGGTGCGCGTACCGTGGCCTGGACGTGACGCTCCAGGACCGGGAATCCCGGTTCGTCGAGCCGGCGCTGGCCCGTGCGCACGCCTACTTCCAGCGCAAGATCAGCGACCCCGCGGAGCAGGACCTGGCGCGCTCCCGTCTGCGGGCCGACATCGCCGGCGACGGCGCGGCCGATGCCGACGTGGTCATCGAGGCGATCTTCGAGGACTTGCAGGCCAAGCAGCAGCTGTTCAGGGAGCTGGAGCCACGGGTCCGGCCCGACTGCATCCTCGCCACCAACACCAGCAGTATTCCGCTGGAAGCTCTGATGACATGCCTGGCGGATCCGGGGCGTCTCATCGGCCTGCATTTCTTCAACCCGGTTGCCCGGCTGCCACTGGTGGAAGTGGTGCAGACCGCTGCCACCGGGAGTGCAGGTCTTGCCGCAGGCATGGCCTTCACGCGACAGATCGGCAAGTTGCCCCTGCCCTGCCGCAGCCATCCGGGGTTCCTTGTCAACCGCATCCTGGCTCCCTATCTGGCGGAGGCCATGGCACTGGCCGAGGAAGGCATTCCACTGGCGGATATCGATCGCGCCGCCACGGAGTTCGGCATGCCCATGGGGCCGATCGAGCTGGCTGATTCGGTCGGGCTGGACATCGCACTGCACGTCGCCCGTACCCTCGCGCCCGTCATCGGGCGGCAGGCCTCGCCGGTGCTGGAGAAGATGGTTGCTGATGGCCTGTTTGGCCGGAAGGCTGGCAAGGGCTTTTACATTTACCAGGAGGGTCGTCCGGTCAAGCCGCGGACTTCGACTGGCGATCTGTCTCCCGAGATCACCGACCGCCTGATGCTGGCCCTGGTGAATGAAGCCGCTCAGTGCCTTGCCGAGGGCATCGTGGCCGATGCCGACCTCGTCGATGCAGGCGTCATCTTTGGAACGGGCTTTGCGCCTTTTCGCGGTGGCCCGCTGCACTATGCTACGCAGGCCGGAACTGGCGCGCTGACCGGGCGGCTCGAGGCGCTGGCCGGGAAGTTCGGGCCACGCTTCCAGCCCTCCCCGGGCTTCCGGGAATTGGGCCGCACATGA
- a CDS encoding endonuclease/exonuclease/phosphatase family protein translates to MRLLVYNIRYAVGAGAPAHVPVPGAGYLFGNPGNLENIIAFLKVENPDIVGLIEVDIGSVRSGRVNQAEAIADALGHYSCYECKYGEESVNQYLPILRKQANAFLAKPGVTGERFHYFDTGIKRLIIELELDSVAVFLVHLSLKYRHRHFQLRHLYELVKRCRKPVIVAGDFNTFWGENEIFLFKESLGLRSANTSSLASFPSRAPRLELDFILYGPGIEVTDFRIPRIGLSDHLPLVCDFEMVPRRE, encoded by the coding sequence ATGCGTCTTCTTGTCTATAACATCCGCTACGCCGTCGGCGCAGGGGCGCCCGCCCACGTGCCCGTGCCGGGTGCCGGCTACCTGTTCGGCAACCCCGGTAATCTCGAGAACATCATCGCTTTCCTGAAGGTGGAAAATCCGGACATCGTCGGCCTCATCGAGGTGGATATCGGCTCGGTGCGCAGTGGACGCGTCAATCAGGCCGAGGCGATCGCCGATGCCCTGGGCCACTATTCCTGCTACGAGTGCAAATACGGCGAAGAGTCGGTAAACCAGTACCTGCCGATCCTGCGCAAGCAGGCCAACGCCTTCCTGGCGAAGCCAGGCGTCACGGGCGAGCGCTTCCACTACTTCGACACCGGCATCAAACGCCTGATCATCGAGCTGGAGCTCGACAGCGTGGCTGTCTTCCTGGTACATCTGTCCCTGAAATACCGCCACCGCCACTTCCAGCTGCGCCATCTCTACGAGCTGGTGAAGCGCTGCAGGAAGCCGGTGATCGTTGCCGGTGATTTCAATACCTTCTGGGGCGAGAACGAGATCTTCCTGTTCAAGGAATCGCTCGGCCTGCGCAGCGCCAACACCAGCAGCCTGGCTTCGTTCCCGAGCAGGGCGCCACGGCTGGAGCTGGATTTCATCCTTTATGGCCCGGGCATCGAGGTCACGGATTTCCGCATCCCCCGGATCGGCCTCTCCGATCACCTGCCACTGGTCTGCGATTTCGAGATGGTGCCACGCCGGGAGTGA
- a CDS encoding NAD(P)/FAD-dependent oxidoreductase, with amino-acid sequence MTIETDALIVGAGPCGLFQVFELGLLGIHADLVDSLPAVGGQCTWLYPDKPIYDIPAVPVCTGQGLVDALMKQIAPFGAGMHLGEEVVGLKPEDGRFRVTTSAGKEFLARTVFIAGGVGSFQPRRIKLADIESLEEKVLHYRVREPGRFRGKKLVIFGGGDSALDWAVALAPEAESLTLVHRSDQFRAAPATVESFRALVAAGKAKIIEFGNAVSHKADGERLLEVTVKHDDGSLHVLPADHMFVFFGMSPKLGPIAEWGLEMKGKALKVDMSTFQTSAPGIYAIGDICDYPGKKKLILSGFHEAALAAFAAKAYLEPGKKVHLQYTTTSPLMQQRLGVAAED; translated from the coding sequence ATGACCATCGAGACGGATGCGCTGATTGTAGGGGCGGGCCCCTGCGGTCTGTTCCAGGTATTTGAGCTCGGCCTGCTGGGTATCCATGCCGACCTGGTGGACTCCCTGCCGGCGGTCGGCGGGCAGTGCACCTGGCTTTACCCGGACAAGCCGATCTACGACATCCCGGCGGTTCCCGTCTGCACCGGCCAGGGGCTGGTCGACGCACTGATGAAGCAGATCGCGCCTTTCGGTGCCGGCATGCATCTCGGCGAGGAAGTGGTGGGTCTCAAACCAGAAGATGGTCGTTTCCGCGTGACGACCAGTGCCGGGAAGGAGTTCCTGGCGCGGACCGTGTTCATAGCAGGTGGTGTCGGCTCGTTCCAGCCCCGGCGCATCAAGCTTGCCGACATCGAATCGCTCGAGGAAAAGGTACTGCACTACCGGGTGCGCGAGCCCGGCCGGTTTCGCGGCAAGAAGCTGGTGATCTTCGGCGGCGGCGATTCGGCCCTGGACTGGGCAGTCGCCCTGGCTCCAGAGGCTGAATCACTGACGCTGGTGCATCGCTCCGACCAGTTCCGGGCAGCACCCGCCACCGTGGAGTCGTTCCGCGCCCTGGTGGCGGCCGGCAAAGCGAAAATCATCGAGTTCGGCAATGCCGTCAGCCACAAGGCCGATGGCGAGCGACTCCTCGAGGTGACCGTCAAGCACGATGATGGCAGCCTGCATGTCCTTCCCGCCGATCACATGTTCGTGTTCTTCGGTATGTCGCCCAAGCTGGGACCCATCGCGGAGTGGGGCCTGGAGATGAAGGGCAAGGCGCTGAAGGTCGACATGTCCACCTTCCAGACCAGCGCCCCAGGCATTTACGCCATTGGCGATATCTGCGACTACCCGGGCAAGAAGAAGCTGATCCTCAGCGGCTTTCACGAGGCTGCCCTGGCCGCGTTCGCCGCCAAGGCCTACCTCGAGCCTGGCAAGAAGGTGCACCTCCAGTACACGACGACAAGCCCCCTGATGCAGCAGCGTCTGGGGGTTGCCGCCGAGGACTGA
- the glpQ gene encoding glycerophosphodiester phosphodiesterase, producing the protein MPPRTEAARRRRPFAVASARRPLVIAHRGACGYLPEHTLVAKALAFGQGADFLEQDVVATRDDELIVFHDLTLEGVTDVALRFPGRQRADGRFYCRDFDLDELRTLGVGARRGRQGELRYPSRFPESGGRFGIPTLAEEISFIRGLVSSSGRVVGIYPEIKDPAWHRAEGIDLGAKVLQVLEEMACGDARLPVFLQCFDAAELQRLRGEFGSRLPFVQLLESAAGEPSDREIDTIAAYAQAIGPSLKLVYRGPAGEGAPMSRLVESAHRAGLGVHPYTFRRDDLPAGMADFDELLDLFLVRLGVDGLFTDFPDLVRAFVDHQLPG; encoded by the coding sequence TTGCCGCCGAGGACTGAGGCGGCGCGCCGCCGGCGCCCGTTCGCTGTGGCAAGCGCCCGCCGGCCACTGGTCATCGCGCACCGCGGTGCCTGCGGTTACCTTCCCGAACACACCCTGGTTGCCAAGGCACTGGCCTTCGGGCAGGGAGCGGACTTCCTCGAGCAGGATGTCGTCGCCACGCGCGACGACGAACTGATCGTCTTCCATGACCTGACCCTCGAGGGCGTCACCGATGTCGCCCTGCGGTTTCCCGGGCGGCAGCGTGCGGATGGTCGCTTCTACTGCCGGGACTTCGACCTCGACGAATTGCGGACCCTCGGAGTCGGAGCGCGCCGGGGCAGGCAGGGAGAGCTGCGCTATCCCTCGCGGTTTCCCGAATCGGGTGGTCGGTTCGGCATTCCGACGCTGGCCGAGGAGATCAGCTTCATCCGCGGACTGGTCTCGTCAAGCGGACGCGTCGTCGGCATCTATCCCGAAATCAAGGACCCTGCGTGGCACCGTGCGGAGGGCATCGATCTTGGAGCGAAGGTGTTGCAGGTACTGGAAGAGATGGCCTGTGGCGATGCCCGGCTGCCCGTGTTCCTCCAGTGCTTCGATGCCGCCGAACTGCAGCGCCTGCGCGGCGAGTTTGGCTCGCGGCTGCCGTTCGTGCAGTTGCTCGAATCGGCTGCAGGCGAGCCGTCGGACCGGGAGATCGATACGATCGCTGCCTATGCCCAGGCGATCGGCCCGTCACTGAAGCTGGTTTATCGCGGGCCGGCGGGCGAGGGCGCCCCCATGAGCAGACTGGTCGAAAGTGCCCACCGTGCCGGTCTCGGGGTGCATCCGTATACATTTCGCCGCGACGACCTGCCTGCGGGAATGGCTGATTTCGATGAGCTGCTGGACCTGTTCCTGGTGCGATTGGGTGTCGACGGGCTGTTCACCGATTTTCCCGACCTGGTTCGTGCATTCGTCGACCATCAGCTGCCAGGCTGA
- the nhaD gene encoding sodium:proton antiporter NhaD: MRITDLPGYTVLPVLAFPGPAHAAQHLHFAGDGLGLGAIALFVVAYVLVVTEEWTRLRKSTPVLVAAGLIWVLVALAARQQQAQDLLAASARESLLDYAELLLFLMVAMTYVNAMTDRQVFAAMRRWLIGRRLGLRALFWISGLLAFFLSAVIDNLTTSLVMGALVIGMSSDRRFLVLSCINIVVAANAGGAWCAFGDVTSLMVWQAGRLEFFEFFRLLVPSAVAWLIPAACMHPSLPRHLPLEQSMHTGGLRPGGAGVVALFGLTLATAVSLQNLVGLPPVMGMMLGLGYLKAYGYFLRGQGAGGVGDQTPFDVFGYIARVEWDTLLFFYGVILCVGGLAALGYMAVLADLSYARLGPTVANVMVGIVSAVVDNIPVMAAVLEMNPPMSQGQWLLVTLSAGIGGSLLSVGSAAGVALMGQARGFYTFFSHLWWTPAIALGYAAAIWTHLLVNRALF, from the coding sequence ATGCGTATTACGGATCTACCGGGCTACACGGTGCTGCCGGTACTCGCGTTCCCCGGGCCAGCCCATGCGGCCCAGCATCTTCACTTCGCCGGTGACGGGCTGGGCCTCGGGGCCATCGCCCTGTTCGTGGTGGCCTACGTGCTGGTCGTCACCGAGGAATGGACCCGGCTCCGCAAGTCCACACCCGTGCTGGTCGCCGCCGGCCTCATCTGGGTTCTGGTGGCTCTGGCCGCACGCCAGCAGCAAGCGCAGGATCTGCTGGCGGCGTCCGCCAGGGAATCGCTCCTCGACTACGCGGAACTGCTGCTGTTTCTCATGGTTGCCATGACCTATGTGAACGCCATGACGGACCGGCAGGTTTTCGCCGCCATGCGCCGCTGGCTCATCGGCCGCCGGCTCGGCCTGAGGGCGTTGTTCTGGATCAGCGGTCTTCTGGCCTTTTTCCTGTCTGCCGTCATCGACAACCTGACGACTTCGCTGGTGATGGGCGCACTGGTAATCGGGATGTCCAGCGATCGACGTTTCCTCGTGCTGTCATGCATCAACATCGTCGTCGCTGCCAATGCCGGTGGCGCCTGGTGTGCGTTTGGCGACGTCACGTCGCTCATGGTCTGGCAGGCCGGCCGGCTGGAATTCTTCGAGTTCTTCCGGTTGCTGGTCCCCAGTGCCGTCGCCTGGCTGATTCCTGCTGCCTGCATGCATCCATCACTGCCACGCCACCTGCCCTTGGAGCAGTCGATGCATACCGGAGGCCTACGGCCGGGTGGCGCGGGCGTGGTGGCGCTCTTCGGCCTGACGCTGGCAACCGCGGTGTCGTTGCAGAACCTGGTGGGCCTGCCCCCGGTCATGGGCATGATGCTGGGACTCGGCTACCTCAAGGCCTACGGCTACTTCCTGCGGGGCCAGGGCGCGGGCGGCGTCGGCGACCAGACTCCATTCGACGTGTTCGGCTACATCGCCCGGGTGGAATGGGACACGCTGTTGTTCTTCTATGGCGTGATCCTCTGTGTCGGCGGCCTGGCTGCCCTGGGCTACATGGCCGTGCTGGCTGACCTGAGTTACGCGCGCCTGGGCCCGACCGTCGCCAACGTCATGGTCGGCATCGTCTCGGCCGTGGTGGACAACATCCCGGTCATGGCTGCTGTTCTCGAGATGAACCCGCCCATGTCTCAAGGCCAATGGCTGCTGGTCACGTTATCGGCGGGCATCGGCGGCAGCCTGCTCAGCGTCGGCTCGGCAGCCGGTGTCGCGCTGATGGGGCAGGCACGTGGGTTCTACACCTTTTTCAGCCACCTCTGGTGGACACCTGCCATCGCCCTGGGCTACGCGGCGGCAATCTGGACCCACCTGCTGGTCAACCGCGCCCTCTTCTGA
- a CDS encoding NAD-dependent malic enzyme, whose product MDKDCRLIGRKGHELIRDPLLNKGSAFSERERRLFGLEGLLPHRAVSIDVQRQRILARLDRLQDPLEKYVALASLQDRNEHLYFNVLVHGIENLLPIVYTPTVGLATQRYSHVFQRGRGAWITPAHRGRIEQVLQQAAAGRHIRLIVATDNESILGIGDQGAGGMAISIGKLSLYTAAAGIDPAVVLPVSLDVGTDNAQLLTDPQYLGWPERRLRGEAYEALVAEFVEAVSRTFPQVILQWEDLRKDNALRILDRFRGRLPSFNDDIQGTGAVALAGVLTAERSTGRQIDAERVLILGGGAAGLGIARQLRKAMRAAGASETGTIAVLDSKGLIVDDDPMDDYKRELAWPAAVARSMGLEQGKRGLLDVVQRFRPTVLIGTSGQAGAFNEPVVRAMMAGCDRPVILPLSNPTSNCEANAADLYQWTGGRALVATGSPSDRVCHAGQSYLVGQGNNAFIFPGVGLAALAAGLATIDDSAFLVAARALAASITDIERSSGLLYPPISRLRDVSRQVARAVLCSREQGLPGLAEQEAEQRISAVWWEPEYRDYAPA is encoded by the coding sequence GTGGACAAGGATTGCAGGCTCATTGGCCGCAAGGGCCACGAACTCATTCGTGACCCGCTTCTCAACAAGGGCTCGGCTTTCAGCGAGCGCGAGCGACGGCTGTTCGGCCTGGAAGGGCTCCTGCCGCACCGTGCCGTCAGCATCGACGTCCAGCGGCAGCGGATACTCGCCAGGCTCGACAGGCTGCAGGATCCACTCGAGAAGTACGTGGCGCTTGCCAGCCTCCAGGACCGCAACGAACACCTGTATTTCAATGTCCTGGTGCATGGCATCGAGAATCTTCTGCCCATCGTCTACACGCCCACGGTGGGTCTTGCCACGCAACGCTACAGCCATGTCTTCCAGCGTGGCCGCGGTGCGTGGATCACGCCGGCGCACCGGGGTCGGATCGAGCAAGTACTGCAACAGGCCGCCGCCGGACGCCATATCCGCCTGATCGTCGCCACCGACAACGAATCCATTCTTGGCATCGGCGACCAGGGAGCAGGGGGGATGGCCATATCGATCGGCAAGCTCTCGTTGTACACGGCTGCGGCAGGAATCGACCCGGCGGTCGTCTTGCCGGTGAGCCTCGACGTGGGAACCGACAATGCGCAGCTGCTGACCGATCCGCAGTACCTGGGCTGGCCCGAACGACGGTTGCGCGGCGAGGCCTATGAAGCGCTGGTCGCCGAATTCGTCGAGGCCGTTTCCCGTACATTCCCGCAGGTCATCCTGCAGTGGGAGGACCTCCGCAAGGACAACGCGCTGCGCATCCTCGACCGCTTCCGCGGGCGGCTGCCCAGCTTCAATGACGACATCCAGGGCACCGGTGCCGTGGCGCTCGCAGGCGTGCTGACCGCGGAGCGCAGCACCGGCCGGCAGATCGATGCCGAGCGCGTATTGATCCTCGGCGGAGGCGCGGCCGGTCTGGGCATCGCGCGCCAGCTGCGCAAGGCAATGCGCGCTGCGGGCGCCAGCGAAACAGGGACGATCGCCGTGCTGGACAGCAAGGGCCTCATTGTCGACGACGACCCCATGGACGACTACAAGCGCGAACTGGCGTGGCCGGCTGCCGTGGCACGCAGTATGGGCCTGGAGCAGGGCAAGCGTGGCTTGCTCGATGTCGTGCAGCGATTCAGGCCGACCGTTCTGATCGGCACCTCCGGACAGGCCGGCGCGTTCAACGAACCGGTCGTGCGGGCCATGATGGCCGGTTGCGACCGCCCAGTGATCCTGCCGTTGTCCAATCCCACGTCGAATTGCGAGGCGAACGCGGCAGACCTCTATCAATGGACCGGCGGCCGCGCTCTGGTGGCCACCGGCAGTCCTTCCGACAGGGTCTGCCACGCCGGACAGTCGTATCTGGTCGGCCAGGGCAACAATGCTTTCATATTTCCAGGGGTCGGCCTGGCAGCCCTGGCGGCCGGCCTGGCGACCATCGACGATAGTGCTTTCCTCGTTGCGGCGCGGGCGCTGGCTGCATCGATCACCGACATCGAGAGGTCGAGCGGGTTGCTGTATCCGCCGATTTCGCGCCTCAGGGACGTGTCGAGGCAGGTGGCCCGTGCCGTGCTGTGTAGCCGTGAGCAGGGTCTCCCGGGACTGGCAGAGCAAGAGGCGGAGCAGCGGATTTCCGCCGTCTGGTGGGAGCCCGAATACCGCGATTACGCCCCGGCCTGA
- a CDS encoding tetratricopeptide repeat protein, whose amino-acid sequence MMPFLAIAALMTAVAVLFIAIPLCRLRDGRAPLAALIAAVAIPVAVATLYQRASNYPWSDASTVAATRPPPTDTPEMIELRQRTADQPGDADAWIRLGDAYMGNERFAEAKQAFRQAIAASNGGDDALRLSLVEASILEDRNALQGEASAILDDVLERDPFNPKALWYGGMAALARGDTVTARQRWSKLLELSPPPRIREILEQQLASLDPGPREGSAAVVPPARIAVRVTLAPDMASRVKPGAVLFLIAREAGKSAGPPLAVVRRQAPRLPLDLEISDSDSMVPGRSLANHAAIELTARLAAAGDAMAAPGDIFGEATWHAGSDTGVPVQIMIDRVVP is encoded by the coding sequence GTGATGCCGTTTCTCGCCATTGCGGCGCTGATGACCGCCGTCGCGGTCCTGTTCATTGCCATCCCGCTGTGCAGGTTGCGCGACGGGCGTGCCCCGCTGGCTGCGCTGATCGCTGCCGTGGCCATTCCCGTTGCCGTCGCCACGCTTTACCAGCGGGCGAGCAACTACCCCTGGAGCGACGCATCGACAGTGGCCGCCACAAGGCCGCCGCCGACCGACACGCCGGAGATGATCGAACTGCGGCAACGGACTGCCGATCAGCCTGGCGATGCCGACGCATGGATCAGGCTCGGGGATGCCTACATGGGAAACGAGCGCTTCGCCGAGGCGAAGCAGGCATTCCGCCAGGCTATCGCCGCAAGCAATGGTGGCGATGACGCACTGCGCCTGTCCCTGGTGGAAGCCTCGATCCTCGAGGACCGCAACGCCCTGCAGGGTGAAGCGTCGGCCATCCTCGACGATGTCCTGGAGCGGGATCCCTTCAATCCGAAGGCCCTCTGGTATGGCGGCATGGCAGCCCTGGCCCGCGGTGACACCGTGACTGCCCGCCAGCGCTGGAGCAAGCTTCTCGAGCTCTCGCCGCCACCCCGGATTCGCGAGATCCTCGAGCAGCAGCTCGCCAGCCTGGACCCCGGCCCGCGCGAAGGTTCCGCCGCAGTCGTGCCCCCGGCCAGGATTGCAGTTCGCGTCACCCTGGCACCGGACATGGCATCGCGGGTCAAGCCTGGTGCCGTGCTGTTCCTGATTGCACGCGAGGCCGGCAAGTCTGCCGGGCCACCTCTGGCCGTGGTCCGCCGCCAGGCACCACGGTTGCCGCTGGACCTGGAAATCAGCGACAGCGACAGCATGGTGCCCGGTCGGTCGCTGGCGAATCACGCAGCCATCGAGCTCACGGCACGTCTGGCAGCTGCTGGGGATGCCATGGCGGCGCCAGGGGATATCTTCGGCGAAGCGACCTGGCATGCCGGGTCGGATACGGGTGTGCCCGTGCAGATCATGATCGACCGGGTCGTGCCCTAG
- a CDS encoding cytochrome c-type biogenesis protein CcmH, whose protein sequence is MNSAGCGAWLRVLLLALAAMPAWAIDQEPPMQDPARQALYERLTHEVRCLVCQNQTVADSTAPLAADLRREIHAMVVQGRSEDDIKHFLLDRYGDFVLYKPRFGAATALLWLAPGMLLLAGAVTLAIVVRRRASLPADQDADENPPATTGSGT, encoded by the coding sequence ATGAACAGTGCCGGCTGTGGCGCCTGGTTGCGCGTGCTGCTACTGGCCCTTGCAGCCATGCCAGCCTGGGCCATCGACCAGGAACCTCCGATGCAGGACCCTGCACGGCAGGCACTCTACGAGAGACTCACGCACGAGGTGCGATGCCTGGTGTGCCAGAACCAGACGGTAGCCGATTCCACGGCGCCACTGGCGGCCGACCTGCGCCGCGAGATCCATGCCATGGTGGTACAAGGCAGGTCCGAGGATGACATCAAGCATTTCCTGCTCGATCGCTACGGCGATTTCGTGCTCTACAAGCCGCGCTTCGGCGCCGCCACCGCGCTGCTCTGGCTGGCACCTGGAATGCTGCTGCTGGCCGGTGCCGTGACCCTCGCCATCGTCGTGCGGCGCCGCGCCAGTCTGCCTGCCGACCAGGACGCGGACGAGAATCCACCGGCCACGACCGGATCGGGCACGTGA
- a CDS encoding DsbE family thiol:disulfide interchange protein: MIRFLLPIVILAALVALLVVGLNRDPSYVPSPLIGKQAPSFSLPRLDDPGRTLSNQDLGGDVALLNVWATWCSGCRQEHPFLMELSRTADVRIFSLNWKDDPDLARQWLATLGNPYTATGVDQDGRAAIDWGVYGAPETFLIDAGGKVLYKHIAPLNAEVWQREFLPRIRQARGQHP, from the coding sequence ATGATCCGGTTCCTGCTTCCCATCGTCATTCTGGCTGCCCTGGTTGCATTGCTGGTGGTTGGCCTGAACCGCGATCCGAGCTACGTGCCATCGCCGCTGATTGGCAAGCAGGCGCCGTCGTTCTCGCTGCCACGACTCGACGATCCCGGCCGGACCCTCAGCAACCAGGATCTTGGCGGCGATGTTGCCCTGCTGAATGTCTGGGCCACCTGGTGTTCGGGCTGTCGCCAGGAACACCCCTTCCTGATGGAACTCTCGCGCACTGCGGACGTGAGGATCTTCAGCCTGAACTGGAAGGATGACCCTGACCTCGCACGCCAGTGGCTCGCGACGCTCGGCAATCCGTACACCGCGACGGGTGTCGACCAGGATGGACGCGCTGCCATCGACTGGGGCGTGTACGGTGCGCCTGAAACTTTCCTGATCGATGCGGGCGGCAAGGTGCTCTACAAGCACATCGCGCCGCTCAACGCCGAGGTCTGGCAAAGGGAGTTCCTGCCGCGTATCCGCCAGGCGCGGGGGCAGCATCCATGA